The following coding sequences are from one Paraburkholderia caballeronis window:
- a CDS encoding ABC transporter substrate-binding protein has translation MRTLMIAAAVTIGAAATTPAFAQAPAQTLRIGLQEDVGSLDPARSAQVVDRIVFASLCNALVDIGPDLKFVPMLATSWTTSADGKTLTFKLRQGVKFQDGEPFNAAAVKANLDRYRTLPTSNRKSELASVDHVDVVDPYTVAIALKAPDAALLATLSDRAGMMLAPNTLADAAGVATHPVCSGPYKFVQRVQNDRIVLEKFDGYWDAAHYPVQRVIFQPIPDSTVRLANLRAGSLDMLERLAPSDVNAVRQDANLTFVSLSGLGFYNVTFNVGNGPRGNTPLKDKRVRQAFELAIDRDAINQVIGAGIFVPANQALPKSSPYYDAALPFTHRDVAKAKALLKAAGHEHLDVEFTFGNNTVASQIAQMLQAMLSEAGINLKLRPTDYAAALNAAHNGDFEAMFLGWSGRVDPDGNLHQFNTCAGNLNYGHYCNADVDRLLNDARVKPDVATRKPLYDAAAKVLADDDPIVYLYAQPWPFALSKKVQGFTPYPDGLIRLRGVSVKG, from the coding sequence ATGCGAACCCTGATGATCGCCGCCGCCGTCACGATCGGCGCCGCCGCCACGACCCCCGCGTTCGCGCAGGCGCCCGCGCAGACGCTGCGCATCGGCCTGCAGGAGGACGTCGGCTCGCTCGACCCGGCGCGCAGCGCGCAGGTCGTCGACCGGATCGTGTTCGCGTCGCTGTGCAACGCGCTCGTCGACATCGGCCCGGACCTGAAGTTCGTGCCGATGCTCGCGACCTCGTGGACCACCAGCGCGGACGGCAAGACGCTGACGTTCAAGCTGCGCCAGGGCGTGAAGTTCCAGGACGGCGAGCCGTTCAACGCGGCGGCCGTGAAAGCGAACCTCGACCGCTACCGCACGCTGCCGACCAGCAACCGCAAGAGCGAACTCGCGTCGGTCGATCACGTGGACGTCGTCGATCCGTACACCGTCGCGATCGCGCTGAAGGCGCCGGACGCCGCGCTGCTCGCGACGCTGTCCGACCGCGCCGGGATGATGCTCGCGCCGAACACGCTGGCCGACGCGGCCGGCGTCGCGACGCATCCGGTCTGCTCCGGTCCGTACAAATTCGTGCAGCGCGTGCAGAACGACCGCATCGTGCTGGAGAAATTCGACGGCTACTGGGACGCCGCGCATTACCCGGTGCAGCGCGTGATCTTCCAGCCGATCCCGGACAGCACCGTGCGGCTCGCGAACCTGCGCGCCGGCTCGCTCGACATGCTGGAGCGGCTCGCGCCGTCCGACGTGAACGCGGTCCGCCAGGACGCGAACCTGACCTTCGTGTCGCTGAGCGGCCTCGGTTTCTACAACGTGACGTTCAACGTCGGCAACGGCCCGCGCGGCAACACTCCGCTGAAGGACAAGCGCGTGCGCCAGGCGTTCGAACTCGCGATCGACCGCGACGCGATCAACCAGGTGATCGGCGCGGGCATCTTCGTGCCGGCCAACCAGGCGCTGCCGAAGTCGAGCCCGTATTACGACGCCGCGCTGCCGTTCACGCATCGCGACGTCGCGAAGGCGAAGGCGCTGCTGAAGGCCGCCGGCCACGAGCATCTGGACGTCGAGTTCACGTTCGGCAACAACACCGTCGCGAGCCAGATCGCGCAGATGCTCCAAGCGATGCTGTCGGAAGCTGGCATCAACCTGAAGCTGCGCCCGACCGATTACGCAGCGGCGCTGAACGCCGCGCACAACGGCGACTTCGAGGCGATGTTCCTCGGCTGGTCGGGCCGCGTCGATCCGGACGGCAACCTGCACCAGTTCAACACCTGCGCGGGCAACCTGAACTACGGCCACTACTGCAACGCGGACGTGGACCGGCTGCTGAACGACGCGCGCGTGAAGCCCGACGTCGCCACGCGCAAGCCGTTGTACGACGCCGCCGCGAAGGTGCTCGCGGACGACGACCCGATCGTCTACCTGTACGCGCAGCCGTGGCCGTTCGCGCTGTCGAAGAAAGTGCAGGGCTTCACGCCGTATCCGGACGGGCTGATCCGGCTGCGCGGCGTCAGCGTGAAGGGCTGA